The following proteins are co-located in the Methylomonas sp. 11b genome:
- a CDS encoding helix-turn-helix transcriptional regulator, protein MKQLTTAQLAVGYLRIWQIIGDRKRGIEPLLPVGRSTFLAGVKSGKYPKPVKLGERTTAWRKADILALLDSVDGAA, encoded by the coding sequence ATGAAACAACTCACTACAGCGCAGCTAGCCGTTGGCTATCTGAGGATCTGGCAAATCATCGGGGATCGTAAACGCGGCATTGAACCACTGTTACCGGTTGGCCGCTCAACTTTCCTGGCTGGCGTTAAATCCGGCAAATATCCCAAACCCGTCAAGCTAGGCGAGAGAACCACCGCCTGGAGGAAAGCCGATATTCTGGCCTTGCTGGACAGTGTGGACGGTGCAGCATGA